The Planctomycetia bacterium genome includes a window with the following:
- a CDS encoding tetratricopeptide repeat protein has translation MSKYCRLAAQGLVLLGIAVIPWFFSGVQMPVRLVAMAVSAGALLLCSTQLPDAGVAWKAIRVPLLLLVCAAGLGAWQLTVAASDWSPKAAQWKSDFAASPGVQAQASPLSLYVPGTRRDLAFLVAAIASVALGAALFGETKPMLVLLSVVAATGFAVACSGLVERAMGSVGPYFQLPLPLNAAPFGPFLNRNTAGALLELSLAAAIGLTVWQISRIPRRTSGSRGIDSLQWFLMHVDAPLLVSFGALITISAGVIASLSRGTMIAAIFGTVLTFIVAGNSTSRRSFFWLAAGPAIAATALGVWVVQSSVLELRWDSILAGSILEESRWRIWRESLDTGALFQPFGSGLGTFYYAHVPFERQMYLTLCRNAENQYIETFVVGGLVGVVLLVALCGLIFRSARRMWRRAQTAEHIGLAAAATAIVAMQLVHVCFDFAWYRPAVMFPLAVCCGAIFRRATIKRSATSKPKDDSASSASLIVEAIPATGRKSDWAWGITTLTVLVAGVSWAASETFRSSIVERAELDTRVLNEEKRTTEAMDEAIKRQESAVRAYPDDGEAHLRLAELWVERYASEYRREMDLDPVMRLDSEKYAVGQFPAALHSEAGLRERIGDEAGLKAIREIPIVKANLFPALIEVRLARELCPLSPYAQMIMAQLCFLDEAPSNDAWYLERAERLAQGRPDWLFLIGQLHMNAARPEQACTAWKRAWTLSPSQSKQMMEQAMAYLSSQQILEHLLPDDPKTIIDVAQTYYADPADRATRRSFFQKATQLLDAADAHDAADEYVRGTALADAGKLDQAEAAFVAATRSVDGKPQWYLDLAAIRAALGQRKEAAAAADRYRLLVRSGEPKNIYLRKGAELLHALPEIDDEARRRCAELYLEAGANVEAAEVARTSITRNEKDAEAHVILGRALLNLGDLAGASKAAKRAEELSPERLDIREFRESVDSAIGSKRLQ, from the coding sequence TTGTCAAAATACTGCCGGCTCGCCGCTCAAGGGTTGGTGCTGTTGGGAATTGCGGTGATCCCTTGGTTCTTCTCCGGCGTGCAGATGCCGGTGCGGCTCGTCGCGATGGCCGTTTCCGCCGGCGCTCTCCTTCTCTGTAGTACGCAATTGCCGGATGCGGGAGTTGCTTGGAAAGCGATTCGCGTTCCCTTGCTGTTATTGGTTTGTGCGGCGGGGTTGGGTGCTTGGCAACTCACCGTCGCGGCAAGCGATTGGAGTCCGAAAGCCGCTCAATGGAAAAGCGATTTCGCGGCGTCGCCAGGAGTGCAGGCTCAAGCGAGTCCGCTAAGTTTGTACGTGCCGGGCACGCGACGCGATCTGGCGTTTCTCGTCGCCGCCATCGCCTCGGTTGCGCTCGGCGCTGCGCTCTTCGGCGAAACGAAACCGATGCTGGTGTTGCTCTCCGTCGTCGCGGCTACCGGTTTCGCGGTTGCGTGCTCGGGACTTGTCGAGCGCGCGATGGGAAGCGTCGGCCCGTATTTTCAGTTGCCGCTGCCGCTCAATGCCGCTCCTTTCGGCCCCTTTCTCAATCGAAACACCGCGGGAGCATTGCTCGAACTCAGCTTAGCAGCCGCCATCGGCCTTACGGTGTGGCAAATTTCTCGGATCCCGCGGCGCACGAGCGGGAGTCGCGGGATCGATAGTCTGCAATGGTTCTTGATGCACGTCGACGCACCGTTGCTCGTTTCCTTCGGAGCGCTCATCACGATTTCCGCGGGTGTCATTGCTTCGCTTTCGCGCGGAACGATGATCGCGGCTATCTTCGGGACGGTCCTCACCTTTATCGTCGCCGGCAACTCCACGAGTCGGCGTTCTTTCTTTTGGTTAGCGGCGGGGCCCGCGATCGCAGCGACGGCGCTCGGCGTCTGGGTCGTCCAATCTTCCGTGTTGGAACTTCGCTGGGACTCGATCCTCGCCGGGAGCATTCTTGAAGAATCGCGGTGGCGAATCTGGCGCGAGTCGCTGGATACCGGGGCTCTGTTTCAGCCGTTCGGTTCGGGTCTGGGAACCTTCTACTATGCCCACGTTCCCTTCGAGCGGCAAATGTATCTTACGCTCTGTAGGAATGCGGAAAACCAATATATCGAGACGTTCGTCGTCGGCGGTCTGGTCGGTGTGGTGCTGCTCGTTGCGCTGTGCGGGTTGATCTTTCGGTCGGCGCGTCGGATGTGGCGCAGGGCGCAAACAGCCGAGCACATCGGGCTCGCTGCCGCTGCGACGGCGATCGTGGCGATGCAACTCGTGCATGTTTGCTTCGATTTCGCATGGTATCGCCCGGCGGTTATGTTCCCGCTGGCCGTTTGTTGCGGAGCGATTTTTCGTAGAGCGACGATTAAGCGATCCGCGACGTCGAAACCCAAAGATGATTCGGCTTCGTCTGCGTCCCTGATTGTCGAGGCGATTCCGGCCACGGGACGCAAGAGCGATTGGGCTTGGGGAATAACGACACTCACGGTTCTCGTCGCCGGAGTGAGTTGGGCCGCGTCCGAGACGTTCCGCTCTTCGATCGTCGAGCGAGCCGAACTCGACACGCGCGTACTGAATGAAGAGAAACGCACGACCGAAGCCATGGATGAAGCGATTAAGCGGCAAGAATCAGCAGTCCGTGCTTATCCGGACGACGGCGAAGCACATTTACGCCTGGCCGAGTTGTGGGTCGAACGCTACGCAAGCGAGTATCGTCGCGAGATGGATCTCGATCCGGTGATGCGGCTCGATAGCGAGAAGTATGCCGTCGGGCAATTTCCCGCAGCATTGCACTCCGAGGCCGGCCTCAGGGAAAGGATCGGCGACGAAGCGGGACTGAAGGCGATACGCGAAATTCCGATCGTAAAAGCGAATTTGTTTCCGGCCTTGATCGAGGTTCGCCTGGCTCGCGAGCTTTGTCCGTTGTCGCCGTACGCGCAGATGATCATGGCCCAGCTTTGTTTTCTCGACGAAGCTCCGAGCAACGACGCGTGGTATCTCGAACGAGCTGAAAGGCTCGCTCAAGGGCGGCCCGATTGGTTGTTCCTGATCGGTCAATTGCATATGAACGCAGCTCGACCGGAGCAAGCATGCACGGCTTGGAAGCGAGCGTGGACGTTGTCGCCAAGCCAATCGAAGCAGATGATGGAGCAGGCGATGGCTTATTTGAGTTCGCAGCAAATTTTGGAACACCTCCTTCCCGACGATCCGAAAACGATTATCGACGTCGCGCAGACTTATTATGCGGATCCGGCCGATCGGGCGACGCGTCGTTCCTTCTTTCAAAAGGCAACGCAGCTCCTCGACGCCGCCGATGCGCATGATGCTGCCGATGAATACGTTCGCGGAACGGCGCTTGCCGATGCCGGGAAGCTCGATCAAGCCGAAGCGGCATTCGTGGCGGCGACGCGCTCGGTCGATGGAAAACCGCAGTGGTATTTGGATCTTGCCGCCATCAGAGCCGCGCTGGGGCAGCGCAAAGAAGCGGCGGCCGCGGCAGATCGTTATCGATTGCTGGTTCGTTCCGGCGAGCCGAAGAACATCTATCTCCGCAAGGGAGCCGAGTTGTTGCACGCCCTGCCTGAGATCGACGACGAAGCACGCCGTCGCTGCGCCGAACTCTATCTCGAAGCGGGAGCCAATGTCGAAGCGGCGGAAGTCGCACGCACCTCGATTACACGAAACGAGAAAGACGCGGAAGCACACGTGATCTTAGGTCGCGCACTGCTCAACCTCGGCGACCTCGCCGGTGCCTCGAAGGCGGCTAAACGAGCGGAAGAGTTATCGCCGGAGCGTCTGGATATCCGCGAATTTCGAGAGTCCGTGGATTCCGCGATCGGTTCGAAGCGTTTGCAGTAA
- a CDS encoding NAD-dependent epimerase/dehydratase family protein, with translation MSTAIVPRVLVTGAAGFIGSHVAEHCLAQGMNVVATDDLSGGFLENVPTKATWVEGDLTSPEFTASLWTDHGPFDYVYHLAAYAAEGLSHFIRAYNYRTNLVASMHVLNETIKSKACKCFVFTSSIAVYGRGQVPMSEDMIPQPEDPYGISKYAVELDLRAAHEMFGTEFIVFRPHNVYGERQNIADKYRNVIGIFMNQLLQGRPMSVFGDGLQTRAFSHIDDVAPIIARSPLVREAYNQTFNIGADTPYTILQLANEIAAAFEKPVELLHLPARNEVVHAFSDHSRVQWTFGNSSPVDLRTGIRRMARWVKERGPAIPVRFSDIEIREKLPSGWET, from the coding sequence ATGTCCACGGCCATAGTCCCGCGCGTTCTCGTCACCGGTGCCGCCGGCTTTATCGGTTCTCATGTCGCCGAGCATTGCTTGGCCCAGGGGATGAACGTCGTCGCAACCGATGATCTTTCGGGCGGCTTCTTGGAGAACGTGCCGACGAAGGCGACTTGGGTCGAAGGCGATCTGACATCGCCGGAGTTCACGGCTTCGTTGTGGACGGATCATGGCCCATTCGACTACGTCTATCATCTCGCCGCCTATGCGGCCGAAGGGCTTTCGCATTTCATTCGTGCTTACAACTATCGCACGAATTTAGTTGCTTCGATGCATGTGCTGAACGAGACGATCAAGTCGAAGGCTTGCAAGTGTTTCGTCTTCACCTCGTCGATCGCCGTTTATGGTCGCGGCCAAGTGCCGATGTCGGAGGACATGATCCCTCAGCCGGAAGATCCTTACGGCATCTCGAAGTATGCGGTCGAGCTCGACCTCCGAGCCGCACATGAAATGTTCGGCACCGAGTTCATCGTGTTCCGGCCGCATAACGTCTACGGCGAGCGACAAAACATCGCCGATAAATACCGTAACGTCATCGGCATCTTCATGAACCAGCTCCTGCAAGGTCGCCCGATGTCGGTGTTCGGCGACGGCTTGCAAACGCGCGCGTTCTCACACATCGACGACGTCGCACCGATCATCGCGCGCAGCCCATTGGTGCGTGAGGCCTACAACCAAACGTTCAACATCGGCGCCGACACACCGTATACGATCTTGCAACTGGCGAACGAAATCGCCGCGGCCTTCGAGAAGCCGGTCGAGTTGCTTCATCTTCCGGCGCGAAACGAAGTCGTCCACGCGTTCTCCGATCATTCGCGCGTGCAATGGACATTCGGCAATTCTTCGCCCGTCGATCTTCGAACCGGCATCCGTCGCATGGCCCGATGGGTGAAGGAGCGCGGCCCCGCGATACCCGTTCGATTTTCCGATATCGAGATCCGCGAAAAGCTTCCGAGCGGCTGGGAAACATGA
- a CDS encoding glycosyltransferase produces the protein MDLVADMLLEHLSDEDPIVAAADITPSFHSLCGRIPGFARAKAGRNFDRLWNRFVTLPRAVRRSRTDFDAFHIVDHSYAHVVHELPSNRTGVYCHDLDTFRCLLEPHKDPRPLWFRAMARRILSGLSKAAIVFHSTLFIGEELRSKKLVSPDRLKHVPFGVAPEFTPRLGSSASRPTRDFGSRPFLLHVGSCIPRKRIDLLLAMFAQIHRKFPDLLLTKVGDPWTEAQERQIHELGISDSIRHLGRLSRPDLAEAIRSAAAVVIPSDAEGFGLPVIEALACGVAVVASDLPMLREAGGDVAAYAKAGDLDAWTEVTAAVLSAGVDSAERERRLAWASQFTWQRHACAIATAYRELIERR, from the coding sequence ATGGATCTTGTAGCCGACATGCTTTTAGAGCATCTCTCGGATGAAGACCCGATCGTGGCGGCAGCCGATATCACACCGTCGTTTCATTCGCTCTGCGGTCGCATCCCCGGCTTCGCGCGAGCGAAGGCGGGCCGCAATTTCGATCGCCTTTGGAACCGCTTCGTGACATTGCCGCGAGCGGTTCGGCGATCGCGCACCGACTTCGACGCGTTTCATATCGTCGACCACAGCTACGCGCACGTCGTTCACGAATTACCGTCGAATCGAACAGGCGTTTACTGCCACGATCTCGACACGTTTCGTTGTTTGCTCGAACCGCATAAAGATCCTCGCCCGCTCTGGTTCCGCGCGATGGCTCGTCGAATTCTAAGCGGCCTGAGCAAAGCCGCGATCGTGTTCCATAGCACTCTCTTCATCGGAGAAGAACTACGCTCGAAGAAACTCGTATCGCCGGATCGCTTGAAGCATGTTCCTTTCGGTGTCGCGCCGGAATTTACTCCCCGCTTAGGCTCTTCCGCATCTCGCCCAACGCGTGACTTCGGCTCTCGGCCTTTCCTGTTGCATGTCGGCAGTTGCATTCCGCGCAAACGAATCGATCTGTTGTTGGCGATGTTTGCGCAGATTCATCGTAAGTTTCCCGATCTCTTGCTTACGAAGGTCGGCGATCCCTGGACGGAAGCGCAAGAGCGACAAATCCACGAACTCGGAATCAGCGACTCCATTCGTCATCTTGGGCGACTTTCCAGACCCGACCTTGCCGAGGCGATTCGCAGCGCCGCCGCCGTGGTGATTCCCAGCGATGCCGAGGGATTCGGGCTTCCCGTCATCGAAGCCCTGGCATGCGGCGTTGCGGTTGTCGCCTCGGACCTACCGATGCTTCGCGAAGCCGGCGGAGATGTCGCCGCATATGCCAAAGCCGGCGATCTCGATGCGTGGACGGAAGTCACCGCAGCGGTTTTATCGGCCGGCGTCGATTCCGCGGAACGAGAACGGCGCTTAGCTTGGGCCTCTCAATTCACGTGGCAACGTCATGCGTGCGCCATCGCGACGGCATACCGCGAGTTGATCGAGCGGCGTTAG
- a CDS encoding glycosyltransferase family 4 protein yields the protein MPKPRRLITVGHSYAVALNRRLAHEMAKIGAGRWDVTVAAPKFVAGDLSPIALQRFTGEACRLVEIDAYLTQKIHVMFYGLRLRALLREAWDLVHCWEEPYIFSGVQIGYWAGKAPIVYCTYQNIDKQYPFPFAAIERWCGRRCAGWITGSHTVEVVVNKRPGGFGQKPHRMIPLGVDLDAFRPDASARSEILRKLSWPSAGPPVIGYLGRFVPEKGVAMLQRILSRIKSPWRAMFVGGGPLESELRAWAATQPDQVRIVTGVAHDEVPAYLNAMDILAAPSQTTPLWREQLGRMLLEAFACGVPVVGSNSGEIPYVIGDAGLVVPEADELAWSEALERLLNDSALRAELAERGLQRARADYAWPVVARKHLDFFDELLDHREI from the coding sequence GTGCCTAAGCCTCGTCGTCTCATAACCGTCGGCCACTCGTATGCCGTGGCGCTCAACAGACGCTTGGCGCACGAGATGGCGAAAATCGGTGCAGGGCGCTGGGACGTAACGGTCGCCGCTCCCAAGTTCGTCGCCGGCGATCTAAGCCCGATCGCTTTACAACGCTTTACCGGCGAGGCCTGTCGGCTCGTTGAGATCGACGCCTATCTCACGCAGAAGATCCACGTCATGTTCTACGGTCTGCGACTCCGTGCGTTGCTGCGAGAAGCGTGGGATCTCGTTCATTGTTGGGAAGAGCCTTATATCTTCAGCGGTGTGCAGATCGGGTATTGGGCAGGCAAGGCTCCGATCGTTTATTGCACTTATCAAAACATCGATAAGCAATACCCATTCCCCTTCGCCGCGATCGAACGCTGGTGCGGGCGTCGTTGTGCAGGATGGATCACGGGCTCGCACACCGTCGAAGTCGTAGTGAACAAACGCCCGGGCGGCTTCGGGCAAAAGCCACATCGCATGATTCCCCTCGGCGTCGATCTCGATGCCTTTCGACCCGATGCTTCGGCACGGTCCGAGATTCTAAGAAAGCTGTCATGGCCGTCGGCTGGTCCCCCGGTGATCGGATATCTCGGAAGGTTCGTCCCTGAAAAAGGGGTCGCCATGCTGCAGCGCATCCTAAGTCGAATCAAGTCACCGTGGCGAGCGATGTTCGTAGGTGGAGGGCCTTTGGAATCGGAGTTGCGCGCGTGGGCCGCAACGCAACCGGATCAGGTTCGCATCGTGACCGGCGTCGCTCATGACGAAGTTCCGGCTTATTTGAACGCGATGGATATCCTTGCGGCCCCAAGCCAAACCACACCGCTTTGGCGCGAACAGTTGGGCAGAATGCTCCTGGAAGCCTTTGCTTGCGGAGTGCCGGTGGTCGGCAGCAATTCAGGCGAGATACCTTACGTGATCGGCGACGCCGGGCTTGTCGTGCCCGAAGCCGATGAGCTTGCTTGGTCCGAAGCTCTCGAAAGACTCTTGAACGATTCGGCTTTGCGAGCCGAGCTTGCCGAGCGCGGGCTCCAGCGCGCGCGGGCTGATTATGCATGGCCCGTAGTCGCACGCAAACACCTCGACTTTTTCGATGAGCTCCTCGATCACCGAGAGATCTAA
- a CDS encoding glycosyltransferase family 2 protein codes for MSNEPRVSVIVSNFNGAKYLPKLLETLYAQRGVRLEIIIVDRHSTDASATILANDPKLIVIAERPETGLVTGYAVGAERATSDLLFFCNEDMWFEPNCLRLLAERIDLPNRIAAADPWQWTYDAEILIHAGTRFRRRRLELNTPYPWRANAFVCPLSVGEEVPFGCAGAILIHRSAYEEVGGWDRSFFLDYEDLDLFIRTWQAGWKCITVPEAKVYHAVNVSNAKSIDGGRQLVGRRRTISGRSSLIVLGVKHFSTKHFLLPTFVWLGLLLKHAATFNGTKFWWTLLAGKETLKRLPTAWRYRRMRKSRGLPTAEEFYLAPKFQTDD; via the coding sequence GTGTCCAACGAACCTCGCGTCTCCGTTATCGTCAGCAATTTCAACGGCGCAAAGTACCTGCCGAAGTTGCTGGAGACGTTATACGCTCAGCGTGGCGTGCGGCTGGAGATCATTATCGTCGATCGGCATAGTACCGATGCGTCCGCCACGATCCTGGCGAACGATCCCAAGCTGATCGTCATCGCCGAGCGTCCCGAGACCGGCCTCGTGACGGGCTACGCCGTCGGTGCCGAACGGGCGACGTCGGATCTTTTATTCTTCTGTAATGAAGACATGTGGTTCGAACCGAATTGCCTTCGCTTGCTCGCGGAGCGCATCGACCTTCCGAATCGGATCGCCGCGGCCGATCCTTGGCAGTGGACCTATGACGCCGAGATCCTCATTCACGCCGGAACCCGATTTCGGCGGCGACGACTAGAACTCAATACTCCGTATCCGTGGCGGGCCAACGCCTTCGTATGTCCGCTCTCGGTAGGCGAAGAAGTCCCCTTTGGTTGTGCAGGAGCCATTCTTATCCATCGCTCCGCTTACGAAGAAGTCGGCGGTTGGGACCGCAGCTTTTTTCTCGATTATGAAGATCTCGATCTTTTCATTCGCACTTGGCAAGCGGGCTGGAAATGCATCACCGTGCCGGAGGCGAAAGTTTATCACGCCGTCAACGTATCGAATGCCAAGTCGATCGACGGAGGTCGTCAATTGGTCGGTCGACGTCGGACGATTTCCGGCAGATCCAGCTTGATCGTCTTGGGCGTAAAACACTTCTCCACGAAGCACTTCCTCTTGCCGACGTTCGTGTGGCTCGGCTTGCTGCTCAAGCATGCCGCCACGTTCAACGGCACGAAGTTTTGGTGGACCTTACTAGCCGGCAAAGAAACTCTCAAGCGGTTACCGACAGCATGGCGTTATCGTCGCATGCGCAAGAGCCGGGGCTTGCCGACGGCGGAAGAATTTTATCTTGCACCCAAATTCCAAACCGACGATTAA
- a CDS encoding ABC transporter ATP-binding protein/permease: MIRLFQAVFPGCSLRLASLTACQATAAAAEAAIVALMVPLLASLGTTSVVISLPRFAAAHSFHISFPTLLSLLGIAFVVRASAQASAVYLWAAGVERYEQLHRDRLLRGLLNAEHACQSREPAGRLQHVLTHHAECVARAFTALSWGGAHVVQIACLSLCAWFVSPMPALITVVALALIVALFRPLTKLGSAAAKSRADALGNYVHLIGQTLALLKELRIFGATTNYLERARASSSTIASTRRRQNIIGSLLPTLYQTAAGLLLLAGATWIYLSGEAAGTAPIVSLLLLLRATSAAQHLHVTYHQVQDSQPALEQLIAIEKLYADAGVPAGGLPLGRIDRLELRAVDFAYEADHLILSDVGMQVERGDVIGIVGPSGAGKSTLVQILLGLRTPDRGCLLLNGMPAELFRLEDFYARTAFVEQEPALFNETISECVRFGRSDVDDAEIRSVVAEAGLLEEIERQPQGYESLVGERGTSLSLGQRQRLCIARALVGEPDLLVFDEPTAALDAVSEEHIIAMLYALRGRAITFVVTHRPALLRSCNKVLSVGHGKVTSLEQTAESAVLPTS, encoded by the coding sequence GTGATCCGTTTGTTTCAGGCCGTGTTCCCCGGATGCTCGTTGCGCTTGGCGTCCCTTACGGCGTGCCAAGCGACGGCGGCGGCGGCGGAGGCCGCGATCGTGGCACTGATGGTTCCGCTGTTGGCTTCGCTGGGAACGACGTCCGTCGTAATCAGCTTGCCTCGCTTCGCAGCCGCTCATTCGTTTCACATCTCATTTCCTACACTGCTAAGTTTGCTGGGAATTGCGTTCGTGGTGCGCGCATCGGCCCAAGCGAGCGCCGTCTATCTTTGGGCCGCCGGTGTCGAGCGCTACGAGCAGTTGCATCGCGATCGACTGCTGCGAGGGCTCTTGAATGCAGAGCATGCGTGTCAGAGCCGAGAGCCTGCGGGCCGTCTACAGCATGTCTTGACGCATCACGCCGAATGCGTCGCACGGGCATTCACGGCTTTGTCTTGGGGCGGGGCTCACGTCGTGCAAATCGCATGCTTAAGTCTCTGTGCGTGGTTCGTGAGCCCAATGCCTGCCCTCATCACCGTCGTGGCTTTAGCGCTGATCGTGGCGCTATTTCGCCCCCTCACGAAACTCGGCAGTGCCGCGGCGAAGAGCCGAGCCGATGCACTGGGTAATTATGTACACCTAATCGGACAAACCTTGGCGCTCTTAAAAGAATTGCGCATCTTCGGCGCGACGACAAACTACTTAGAGCGCGCTAGAGCTTCCTCGTCGACGATCGCATCAACGCGCCGACGACAAAACATCATCGGCTCGCTCCTGCCGACGCTCTATCAAACGGCCGCCGGCCTATTGTTGCTGGCCGGGGCGACATGGATCTATCTGAGCGGCGAAGCGGCGGGCACGGCACCGATCGTGAGTCTGTTGCTACTGCTTCGCGCCACTTCCGCCGCTCAGCATTTGCATGTGACTTACCATCAAGTGCAAGATTCGCAACCGGCGCTGGAGCAATTGATCGCGATTGAGAAACTTTATGCCGACGCAGGGGTTCCCGCCGGTGGTTTGCCTTTGGGTCGGATCGATCGGCTTGAATTACGTGCCGTCGACTTCGCGTATGAGGCGGATCATCTCATCTTGTCGGACGTCGGCATGCAAGTCGAGCGAGGCGACGTGATCGGCATCGTCGGTCCGTCGGGAGCGGGCAAGTCGACGCTCGTTCAAATTCTTCTCGGTCTCCGAACGCCGGATCGTGGATGTCTACTTCTGAACGGCATGCCGGCCGAATTGTTTCGCCTCGAAGACTTCTACGCCCGGACGGCGTTCGTAGAGCAAGAGCCGGCATTATTCAACGAGACGATTTCCGAATGCGTTCGCTTCGGGCGCAGCGATGTCGATGATGCCGAGATCAGAAGCGTCGTTGCCGAAGCGGGACTGCTTGAAGAAATCGAGCGGCAGCCGCAGGGTTACGAGTCGCTCGTCGGCGAGAGAGGAACTTCGCTTTCGCTCGGACAGCGGCAACGACTTTGCATCGCTCGGGCATTAGTCGGCGAGCCCGACTTGCTTGTTTTCGACGAACCGACGGCGGCGCTCGATGCCGTGAGCGAAGAGCATATCATTGCGATGCTCTACGCACTACGCGGGCGAGCGATCACGTTCGTCGTTACGCATCGCCCTGCCCTGCTCCGCTCCTGCAACAAAGTGCTGAGCGTCGGCCACGGCAAAGTGACAAGTCTTGAGCAAACGGCGGAAAGCGCCGTCCTACCGACGAGCTAA
- a CDS encoding class I SAM-dependent methyltransferase, translating into MTESDAAEAAKLSYGALNIPVFEAIPIGARRVLDVGCGTGTLGQALKNRQAVEVTGLTYSEPEAVAARKRLDRVEVCDLNAFGMCDLGNFDCIVCSHVLEHLYWPGEFLKRLSPLLSPEGRLVVALPNVLAWRQRLAFLCGRFRYADGGLMDRTHFRFFDRQTARELVSQAGYDVLSAEAQGVFPLARYLPGIGKSIDRAAVKIAPGLFGIQFIITAKPRA; encoded by the coding sequence ATGACGGAATCGGATGCCGCTGAAGCTGCCAAGCTGTCCTATGGCGCGTTGAATATTCCCGTCTTCGAGGCGATTCCGATCGGGGCCCGACGAGTGCTCGACGTCGGATGCGGTACCGGCACCCTCGGTCAGGCGCTCAAGAATCGGCAAGCGGTTGAAGTGACTGGCCTGACCTATTCCGAGCCCGAAGCCGTCGCGGCTCGCAAGCGATTGGATCGCGTCGAGGTGTGCGACCTCAACGCCTTCGGCATGTGCGATCTCGGTAACTTCGATTGCATCGTCTGTAGTCATGTGCTCGAGCATCTCTATTGGCCCGGCGAATTTCTGAAGCGGCTTTCTCCGCTCCTGTCGCCGGAGGGCCGGCTGGTGGTTGCGCTGCCGAACGTGCTGGCTTGGCGACAGCGGCTGGCGTTTCTCTGCGGTCGTTTTCGGTATGCCGACGGTGGGCTTATGGATCGAACGCATTTTCGCTTTTTCGATCGGCAAACCGCTCGAGAATTGGTTTCGCAAGCAGGCTACGACGTCCTCTCCGCGGAGGCTCAAGGCGTTTTCCCGCTTGCTCGGTATCTGCCGGGGATCGGAAAGTCGATCGACCGAGCCGCGGTCAAAATAGCGCCGGGCTTATTCGGCATTCAGTTCATAATCACGGCGAAGCCGAGAGCTTAG
- a CDS encoding glycosyltransferase family 4 protein translates to MDDTEAPPPRPECAGRRLRIAFVVHEYNRHHGHSRYVAELATRFKRQHDVHIFAASFEEPNPENLTFHHVPKWRANAVTNDLSFFIGAAWKVPDSFDIVHAQGFCSPRQNVVTAHMCNAAWFDAIDRFHVPQSWRKRIYRAISTTAEKLVYRPQAARRFIAVSHRVRRDLENFHGLRDQIRVVYHGTDIERFHPRNREAWRATIRQELQIGEREIVALYVGDWQKVGPAVVGALAKVPDVRCIVVTRTPSNIILSDARAAGIEGRITLVPPTPEIHRYYGAADFFLFPTFYDTFGLVLTEAMASGLPAIASREAGASELIVDRENGWLIQNAWDHEEIALGIRALATDEMLRNRMGSAARTSMEHRTWDCVAAETLPIYYEVVAETKSANR, encoded by the coding sequence ATGGATGACACCGAGGCTCCGCCGCCACGGCCTGAGTGCGCCGGCCGACGATTGCGTATCGCCTTCGTAGTTCACGAATACAATCGGCATCACGGCCACAGTCGCTACGTCGCCGAACTGGCAACGCGATTCAAACGACAACACGACGTACACATTTTTGCGGCCTCGTTCGAGGAACCGAATCCCGAAAACTTAACGTTCCACCATGTTCCTAAATGGCGCGCCAATGCGGTAACCAACGATCTTTCATTTTTCATCGGTGCCGCCTGGAAGGTCCCCGACTCATTCGATATCGTCCACGCTCAAGGCTTCTGCAGCCCCCGCCAGAATGTCGTTACTGCGCACATGTGCAACGCAGCGTGGTTCGATGCTATCGACCGCTTCCATGTTCCGCAGTCGTGGCGAAAGCGTATCTATCGTGCGATTTCGACGACGGCGGAAAAGCTTGTCTATCGACCGCAAGCGGCACGAAGATTCATCGCCGTGTCGCATAGGGTCCGACGAGATCTTGAGAACTTCCACGGCTTGCGCGATCAGATACGAGTCGTTTACCACGGCACCGACATCGAACGTTTTCATCCTCGTAATCGTGAGGCATGGCGAGCGACGATTCGCCAGGAACTTCAGATCGGCGAACGTGAGATCGTCGCTCTTTACGTCGGCGATTGGCAAAAAGTCGGTCCCGCCGTCGTTGGCGCGCTGGCGAAGGTTCCCGATGTCCGATGCATCGTCGTTACCAGAACGCCGTCGAATATCATCCTGTCCGATGCGCGCGCCGCGGGCATCGAAGGCCGCATCACGCTCGTCCCTCCGACGCCTGAGATCCACCGTTATTACGGTGCTGCCGACTTCTTCTTATTCCCGACGTTTTACGACACTTTCGGACTCGTGCTTACCGAAGCGATGGCTTCCGGGTTGCCTGCCATAGCAAGTCGCGAGGCCGGCGCTTCCGAACTCATCGTCGACCGCGAGAACGGCTGGCTCATTCAAAACGCTTGGGACCATGAGGAGATCGCCTTAGGGATTCGTGCGCTGGCAACTGATGAAATGCTACGAAATCGCATGGGCTCTGCGGCCCGAACCTCCATGGAACATCGGACCTGGGACTGCGTCGCTGCCGAGACGCTGCCGATCTATTACGAAGTCGTCGCCGAGACGAAGTCGGCGAATCGATAA